CGACGACGGTTCGAGTTCGCAATAGGAAACTATCCATCACCGACGGCCCTTTCTCTGAAACCAAAGAAACGCTTGGTGGGTTCTTTCTTATCGAAGCATCTGATTTGAATGAGGCGATACAGATCGCATCAGAGTGGCCTTCAGCTCGTTTCGGTAGCATTGAGATACGACCGGTCGAGAACGGATTGAGAGAAGACGGGCGGTATGAAACTGTTCGGTGATAGATGCCGGTTGTCGATTTCCATGATCACCAATCGACTATTAATAGAAGGAGAACAAAGATGACATCAAAACAGAAAATAACCCCGTTCCTATGGTTCGATAAGGAAGCCGGTGAAGCGGCAGAGTTTTACAACTCTATTTTTAAGGGATCGAAAATCAAGGAGACAAGAAAACTTGGAAATACGCCGTCCGGTACTGTAGAGATTGTGACCATCGAGTTGCTAGGCCAGGACTTTACATTCATGAGCGCAGGTCCGTTTGTTAAATTCAATGAGTCAATCTCGTTCGTAGTACCGTGTGAAACCCAAA
This sequence is a window from Candidatus Acidiferrales bacterium. Protein-coding genes within it:
- a CDS encoding YciI family protein, with the translated sequence MKYICLAYEEEHKLNTLTKSEWDSLRTQTMNYVEDLRRRGKFISAEPLQSVRNATTVRVRNRKLSITDGPFSETKETLGGFFLIEASDLNEAIQIASEWPSARFGSIEIRPVENGLREDGRYETVR
- a CDS encoding VOC family protein, with product MTSKQKITPFLWFDKEAGEAAEFYNSIFKGSKIKETRKLGNTPSGTVEIVTIELLGQDFTFMSAGPFVKFNESISFVVPCETQKEIDYYWEKLSADPKAEQCGWLKDKYGLSWQIIPTILAKMQKDKDKTKVARVTQAFLKMKKFDIGELKRAYEGK